One genomic region from Gopherus flavomarginatus isolate rGopFla2 chromosome 20, rGopFla2.mat.asm, whole genome shotgun sequence encodes:
- the DAP3 gene encoding 28S ribosomal protein S29, mitochondrial isoform X2 produces the protein MLRSVKGVICQGPKLDSGYFLHPSARAWLSAAVNQDVQIPAEKPRTVFRTNESNPANHAEQHEGQHYSIPLQEVKVVFPHGLPYRFQMQMRTFNESCLMVRKPALELLGYLKNTNFAHPAIRYVIYGEKGTGKTMTLCHAVHYCAKQDWLVLHIPDAHLWVKNCRELMQSSYNKERFDQPLEASTWLKNFKTSNDHFLKEIKTQQTYMWSKRESTEKGRPLGEVVEQGLTRVKNASDAVGVVLKELKKQSPLGSFRLLVAVDGINALWGRTTLRKKDKSAVSPEELTLVHNLRKMVVNDWNGGAIVTTLSQTGSLFKPRSTYLPHELLGKVSNYSQREFESCYQYYLDRKWLQHERASTEEGRKELLFLSNSNPWQLERISAYL, from the exons ATGCTGAGAAGCGTGAAAGGAGTGATCTGCCAAGGGCCCAAG TTGGATTCTGGGTATTTTCTTCATCCCAGTGCCAGGGCTTGGTTAAGTGCTGCGGTTAATCAGGATGTCCAAATCCCAGCAGAGAAACCCAGAACAGTATTCCGCACCAATGAGAGCAACCCG GCCAACCATGCAGAGCAACATGAGGGTCAACACTACAGCATCCCCCTCCAGGAGGTGAAGGTGGTGTTTCCACATGGACTGCCCTACCGCTTCCAAATGCAG ATGAGGACGTTCAATGAAAGCTGCCTGATGGTGCGGAAACCAGCTCTAGAACTCCTTGGTTATCTGAAAAACACCAACTTTGCCCACCCAGCTATCCGATATGTTATCT ATGGGGAGAAGGGAACGGGGAAAACTATGACGCTGTGCCATGCTGTTCATTACTGTGCAAAACAGGACTGGCTGGTGCTGCATATTCCAGATG CTCACCTCTGGGTGAAGAACTGCAGGGAGCTTATGCAGTCCTCCTATAACAAAGAGCGGTTTGACCAGCCTCTGGAAGCATCTACCTGGCTTAAGAATTTCAAAACTTCAAATGACCACTTCTTAAAAGAG ATAAAAACACAACAGACATACATGTGGAGCAAACGGGAAAGCACTGAGAAGGGCAGACCACTGGGTGAAGTGGTGGAACAG GGTTTAACTCGAGTGAAGAATGCCAGTGATGCTGTGGGGGTTGTGCTGAAAGAGTTAAAGAAGCAGAGTCCTCTTGGTTCATTTAGACTTCTGGTGGCGGTAGATGGAATCAATGCTCTCTGGGGACGGACAACGTTGAGGAAGAAAGACAAAAGTGCT GTATCTCCAGAGGAACTGACGCTAGTCCACAATCTGAGGAAGATGGTGGTGAATGACTGG AATGGAGGTGCCATTGTGACCACTCTTAGCCAGACAGGCTCTCTCTTCAAACCACGTTCCACTTATTTGCCCCATGAGTTGCTGGGAAAG GTTTCCAATTACAGTCAGCGAGAGTTTGAGAGCTGTTATCAGTATTACCTTGACCGCAAGTGGCTTCAACATGAGAGAG CCAGTACAGAAGAAGGGAGAAAGGAACTGCTGTTTCTCAGCAACTCCAACCCCTGGCAGCTGGAACGGATCTCTGCTTATCTCTGA
- the DAP3 gene encoding 28S ribosomal protein S29, mitochondrial isoform X3: protein MLRSVKGVICQGPKANHAEQHEGQHYSIPLQEVKVVFPHGLPYRFQMQMRTFNESCLMVRKPALELLGYLKNTNFAHPAIRYVIYGEKGTGKTMTLCHAVHYCAKQDWLVLHIPDAHLWVKNCRELMQSSYNKERFDQPLEASTWLKNFKTSNDHFLKEIKTQQTYMWSKRESTEKGRPLGEVVEQGLTRVKNASDAVGVVLKELKKQSPLGSFRLLVAVDGINALWGRTTLRKKDKSAVSPEELTLVHNLRKMVVNDWNGGAIVTTLSQTGSLFKPRSTYLPHELLGKEGFDTLDPFIPIQVSNYSQREFESCYQYYLDRKWLQHERASTEEGRKELLFLSNSNPWQLERISAYL, encoded by the exons ATGCTGAGAAGCGTGAAAGGAGTGATCTGCCAAGGGCCCAAG GCCAACCATGCAGAGCAACATGAGGGTCAACACTACAGCATCCCCCTCCAGGAGGTGAAGGTGGTGTTTCCACATGGACTGCCCTACCGCTTCCAAATGCAG ATGAGGACGTTCAATGAAAGCTGCCTGATGGTGCGGAAACCAGCTCTAGAACTCCTTGGTTATCTGAAAAACACCAACTTTGCCCACCCAGCTATCCGATATGTTATCT ATGGGGAGAAGGGAACGGGGAAAACTATGACGCTGTGCCATGCTGTTCATTACTGTGCAAAACAGGACTGGCTGGTGCTGCATATTCCAGATG CTCACCTCTGGGTGAAGAACTGCAGGGAGCTTATGCAGTCCTCCTATAACAAAGAGCGGTTTGACCAGCCTCTGGAAGCATCTACCTGGCTTAAGAATTTCAAAACTTCAAATGACCACTTCTTAAAAGAG ATAAAAACACAACAGACATACATGTGGAGCAAACGGGAAAGCACTGAGAAGGGCAGACCACTGGGTGAAGTGGTGGAACAG GGTTTAACTCGAGTGAAGAATGCCAGTGATGCTGTGGGGGTTGTGCTGAAAGAGTTAAAGAAGCAGAGTCCTCTTGGTTCATTTAGACTTCTGGTGGCGGTAGATGGAATCAATGCTCTCTGGGGACGGACAACGTTGAGGAAGAAAGACAAAAGTGCT GTATCTCCAGAGGAACTGACGCTAGTCCACAATCTGAGGAAGATGGTGGTGAATGACTGG AATGGAGGTGCCATTGTGACCACTCTTAGCCAGACAGGCTCTCTCTTCAAACCACGTTCCACTTATTTGCCCCATGAGTTGCTGGGAAAG GAAGGTTTCGACACACTGGACCCCTTCATTCCCATCCAGGTTTCCAATTACAGTCAGCGAGAGTTTGAGAGCTGTTATCAGTATTACCTTGACCGCAAGTGGCTTCAACATGAGAGAG CCAGTACAGAAGAAGGGAGAAAGGAACTGCTGTTTCTCAGCAACTCCAACCCCTGGCAGCTGGAACGGATCTCTGCTTATCTCTGA
- the DAP3 gene encoding 28S ribosomal protein S29, mitochondrial isoform X1, with translation MLRSVKGVICQGPKLDSGYFLHPSARAWLSAAVNQDVQIPAEKPRTVFRTNESNPANHAEQHEGQHYSIPLQEVKVVFPHGLPYRFQMQMRTFNESCLMVRKPALELLGYLKNTNFAHPAIRYVIYGEKGTGKTMTLCHAVHYCAKQDWLVLHIPDAHLWVKNCRELMQSSYNKERFDQPLEASTWLKNFKTSNDHFLKEIKTQQTYMWSKRESTEKGRPLGEVVEQGLTRVKNASDAVGVVLKELKKQSPLGSFRLLVAVDGINALWGRTTLRKKDKSAVSPEELTLVHNLRKMVVNDWNGGAIVTTLSQTGSLFKPRSTYLPHELLGKEGFDTLDPFIPIQVSNYSQREFESCYQYYLDRKWLQHERASTEEGRKELLFLSNSNPWQLERISAYL, from the exons ATGCTGAGAAGCGTGAAAGGAGTGATCTGCCAAGGGCCCAAG TTGGATTCTGGGTATTTTCTTCATCCCAGTGCCAGGGCTTGGTTAAGTGCTGCGGTTAATCAGGATGTCCAAATCCCAGCAGAGAAACCCAGAACAGTATTCCGCACCAATGAGAGCAACCCG GCCAACCATGCAGAGCAACATGAGGGTCAACACTACAGCATCCCCCTCCAGGAGGTGAAGGTGGTGTTTCCACATGGACTGCCCTACCGCTTCCAAATGCAG ATGAGGACGTTCAATGAAAGCTGCCTGATGGTGCGGAAACCAGCTCTAGAACTCCTTGGTTATCTGAAAAACACCAACTTTGCCCACCCAGCTATCCGATATGTTATCT ATGGGGAGAAGGGAACGGGGAAAACTATGACGCTGTGCCATGCTGTTCATTACTGTGCAAAACAGGACTGGCTGGTGCTGCATATTCCAGATG CTCACCTCTGGGTGAAGAACTGCAGGGAGCTTATGCAGTCCTCCTATAACAAAGAGCGGTTTGACCAGCCTCTGGAAGCATCTACCTGGCTTAAGAATTTCAAAACTTCAAATGACCACTTCTTAAAAGAG ATAAAAACACAACAGACATACATGTGGAGCAAACGGGAAAGCACTGAGAAGGGCAGACCACTGGGTGAAGTGGTGGAACAG GGTTTAACTCGAGTGAAGAATGCCAGTGATGCTGTGGGGGTTGTGCTGAAAGAGTTAAAGAAGCAGAGTCCTCTTGGTTCATTTAGACTTCTGGTGGCGGTAGATGGAATCAATGCTCTCTGGGGACGGACAACGTTGAGGAAGAAAGACAAAAGTGCT GTATCTCCAGAGGAACTGACGCTAGTCCACAATCTGAGGAAGATGGTGGTGAATGACTGG AATGGAGGTGCCATTGTGACCACTCTTAGCCAGACAGGCTCTCTCTTCAAACCACGTTCCACTTATTTGCCCCATGAGTTGCTGGGAAAG GAAGGTTTCGACACACTGGACCCCTTCATTCCCATCCAGGTTTCCAATTACAGTCAGCGAGAGTTTGAGAGCTGTTATCAGTATTACCTTGACCGCAAGTGGCTTCAACATGAGAGAG CCAGTACAGAAGAAGGGAGAAAGGAACTGCTGTTTCTCAGCAACTCCAACCCCTGGCAGCTGGAACGGATCTCTGCTTATCTCTGA
- the DAP3 gene encoding 28S ribosomal protein S29, mitochondrial isoform X4, giving the protein MLRSVKGVICQGPKLDSGYFLHPSARAWLSAAVNQDVQIPAEKPRTVFRTNESNPANHAEQHEGQHYSIPLQEVKVVFPHGLPYRFQMQMRTFNESCLMVRKPALELLGYLKNTNFAHPAIRYVIYGEKGTGKTMTLCHAVHYCAKQDWLVLHIPDAHLWVKNCRELMQSSYNKERFDQPLEASTWLKNFKTSNDHFLKEIKTQQTYMWSKRESTEKGRPLGEVVEQVSPEELTLVHNLRKMVVNDWNGGAIVTTLSQTGSLFKPRSTYLPHELLGKEGFDTLDPFIPIQVSNYSQREFESCYQYYLDRKWLQHERASTEEGRKELLFLSNSNPWQLERISAYL; this is encoded by the exons ATGCTGAGAAGCGTGAAAGGAGTGATCTGCCAAGGGCCCAAG TTGGATTCTGGGTATTTTCTTCATCCCAGTGCCAGGGCTTGGTTAAGTGCTGCGGTTAATCAGGATGTCCAAATCCCAGCAGAGAAACCCAGAACAGTATTCCGCACCAATGAGAGCAACCCG GCCAACCATGCAGAGCAACATGAGGGTCAACACTACAGCATCCCCCTCCAGGAGGTGAAGGTGGTGTTTCCACATGGACTGCCCTACCGCTTCCAAATGCAG ATGAGGACGTTCAATGAAAGCTGCCTGATGGTGCGGAAACCAGCTCTAGAACTCCTTGGTTATCTGAAAAACACCAACTTTGCCCACCCAGCTATCCGATATGTTATCT ATGGGGAGAAGGGAACGGGGAAAACTATGACGCTGTGCCATGCTGTTCATTACTGTGCAAAACAGGACTGGCTGGTGCTGCATATTCCAGATG CTCACCTCTGGGTGAAGAACTGCAGGGAGCTTATGCAGTCCTCCTATAACAAAGAGCGGTTTGACCAGCCTCTGGAAGCATCTACCTGGCTTAAGAATTTCAAAACTTCAAATGACCACTTCTTAAAAGAG ATAAAAACACAACAGACATACATGTGGAGCAAACGGGAAAGCACTGAGAAGGGCAGACCACTGGGTGAAGTGGTGGAACAG GTATCTCCAGAGGAACTGACGCTAGTCCACAATCTGAGGAAGATGGTGGTGAATGACTGG AATGGAGGTGCCATTGTGACCACTCTTAGCCAGACAGGCTCTCTCTTCAAACCACGTTCCACTTATTTGCCCCATGAGTTGCTGGGAAAG GAAGGTTTCGACACACTGGACCCCTTCATTCCCATCCAGGTTTCCAATTACAGTCAGCGAGAGTTTGAGAGCTGTTATCAGTATTACCTTGACCGCAAGTGGCTTCAACATGAGAGAG CCAGTACAGAAGAAGGGAGAAAGGAACTGCTGTTTCTCAGCAACTCCAACCCCTGGCAGCTGGAACGGATCTCTGCTTATCTCTGA